From a single Salinirussus salinus genomic region:
- a CDS encoding type II toxin-antitoxin system VapC family toxin — protein MADVVVDTSTVVKWYIPEQYHEQARALRDDFLNGKHDLCAPALMPFEAVNALNYSGHYDGERLHEAATSLDNYGIELVSFGSVGPIAEVTTAVDITAYDAAYVALAVERDATAYTADGDLLQELDGSEYEDTVAHIQTY, from the coding sequence CGACGTCGTCGTCGACACCAGCACTGTCGTCAAGTGGTACATTCCCGAACAGTATCACGAACAGGCTCGAGCACTCCGTGACGATTTCCTCAACGGCAAACACGACCTGTGCGCACCGGCGCTCATGCCCTTCGAGGCGGTCAATGCACTCAACTACAGCGGCCACTACGATGGCGAGCGGCTCCACGAGGCCGCAACCTCGCTCGACAACTACGGTATCGAACTCGTCTCGTTCGGGTCAGTCGGCCCCATCGCGGAGGTCACGACCGCCGTTGACATCACGGCCTACGACGCTGCCTACGTCGCACTCGCCGTCGAACGAGATGCGACAGCCTACACCGCCGATGGGGATCTCTTGCAGGAGTTAGACGGAAGTGAGTATGAGGACACCGTCGCCCACATCCAGACCTACTGA